The following coding sequences are from one Rutidosis leptorrhynchoides isolate AG116_Rl617_1_P2 chromosome 11, CSIRO_AGI_Rlap_v1, whole genome shotgun sequence window:
- the LOC139874286 gene encoding uncharacterized protein, with protein sequence MKALLKDLLMLTAPIADEILILYITVSKEAVSSVGVAERGDAQMPIYFVSKALSRSKLIYLPIEKLVYALVITARRLRRYFQAHPLTVITDQPIRQLLYKPEISGRLTKCTIELGEHVITYCARSAIKRQVMVDYLAKTAANMPTICDPEQLSAPPPELWELYADDAIISEGAEAGLVLIGPCQEEQTYTL encoded by the coding sequence ATGAAGGCACTTCTCAAGGATCTTCTTATGCTGACAGCGCCTATAGCTGATGAAATCTTGATTCTTTATATTACCGTCTCCAAAGAGGCTGTTAGTTCAGTTGGTGTCGCCGAGCGAGGAGATGCCCAAATGCCTATATACTTCGTCAGTAAGGCACTTTCAAGGAGCAAGTTAATTTACCTCCCTATAGAGAAACTAGTATATGCGCTTGTTATCACAGCACGCAGATTGCGCAGATATTTTCAGGCGCATCCCCTCACAGTGATCACTGATCAACCTATCCGGCAATTGCTTTACAAACCAGAGATATCAGGAAGACTGACCAAATGTACGATCGAGCTAGGTGAACATGTAATTACGTATTGTGCTAGAAGTGCCATAAAAAGGCAAGTAATGGTCGATTACTTAGCCAAAACAGCGGCCAACATGCCTACGATTTGCGACCCTGAACAATTGTCGGCACCTCCACCTGAACTATGGGAATTATATGCTGACGACGCGATAATTTCTGAGGGCGCAGAGGCAGGTCTGGTTCTTATAGGCCCGTGCCAAGAAGAacaaacatacacactatga